One stretch of Pedobacter riviphilus DNA includes these proteins:
- a CDS encoding restriction endonuclease, giving the protein MDKIYCVRADFGKYAHEFINGGYVGIGWLWGTNLSHIQSKDDLYPLYKAEYPNDISNVVIGQQVGQIARFLLELQEGTFVITPSSDTDFLYYGTIEKDSYYYADEDNCPYRHRKKVKWEKKPILRSEFSVPFQNTMRSSLTVFAVNHKNNFFEVIGRNDLIPKLEKEVKLDYYKSVLGKILELHDKEFEILVTHILSAMGFEGSEHTGRVGDGGVDATGELDVSGLAKIKIFVQAKRYKLGLKINHNVVKNLRSNIPSGGQGAFITTAEFQKRAQEIANEPGFPRIGLINGEQLVDILTVHWTDIPDDFKEKLGLKIGLVIS; this is encoded by the coding sequence ATGGATAAAATATATTGTGTAAGAGCCGATTTTGGCAAATATGCTCATGAATTTATTAACGGAGGCTACGTGGGGATTGGTTGGCTATGGGGGACAAATTTATCTCATATTCAATCGAAAGATGATTTATATCCATTATACAAAGCTGAATACCCGAATGATATCAGTAATGTTGTGATTGGTCAACAAGTAGGTCAGATAGCAAGATTTTTGTTAGAATTGCAAGAAGGAACATTTGTAATTACACCATCTAGTGATACTGATTTTTTATATTATGGTACTATTGAAAAAGATAGCTATTATTACGCAGATGAAGATAATTGTCCATATAGACATAGAAAAAAAGTAAAATGGGAGAAGAAACCTATATTGAGAAGTGAATTTTCTGTCCCTTTTCAAAATACAATGCGATCTTCATTAACTGTATTTGCTGTTAATCATAAAAATAATTTTTTTGAAGTTATCGGAAGAAATGATTTAATCCCAAAATTAGAAAAAGAGGTTAAGCTTGATTATTATAAATCGGTTTTAGGCAAGATATTAGAATTACACGACAAAGAATTTGAAATTTTAGTTACCCATATCCTATCAGCAATGGGTTTTGAAGGTTCAGAACATACAGGTAGAGTTGGAGATGGTGGTGTAGATGCTACTGGTGAATTAGATGTTTCGGGTTTAGCCAAAATTAAAATTTTTGTTCAGGCTAAGAGATATAAACTTGGCCTAAAGATAAACCACAATGTAGTAAAAAACTTACGATCGAATATCCCATCGGGAGGACAAGGAGCATTTATTACGACAGCAGAGTTTCAAAAAAGAGCACAAGAAATTGCCAATGAACCAGGCTTTCCAAGAATAGGTCTAATTAATGGAGAACAGCTCGTTGATATTTTAACGGTTCATTGGACCGATATCCCTGATGATTTTAAGGAGAAACTGGGATTGAAAATTGGGCTTGTTATTTCATGA
- a CDS encoding thioredoxin family protein — protein MGFLGDIYFMKMRLFSLLLIFSGLATIAAAQTAGPNGIKFFKGDWKSLLKESARQGKPIFVDVYTDWCLPCKRMEREVFVSNEVAQIYNSSFISYRLNAERGEGIKLADSYAVKAYPTYLFLDTLGNLVYRNGDYLKASEFITAGKEALNQFKVRDLAEMEARFKDGDRNKDFLKRLVIKRRQMGLDNAEILNVYVPQISDDERNAASTLHFLSENIGSTPSDALAVILKHINGVPKGDQQLVAQKLYDKLLYYALGRAVKDRRVDDAKHYLTYVEILRPLLAEKQLPSVDNLALHYYHTARDTSGLKKVGYRIAEKQMSIPLDSIRVKDKILFEQAMWPFLSGKEDGTKIPNFEEEKKLAAVQYSANIATILYTVSDFFKQDLHKSDKSLLDALKWMQFASQIYKKESIERLRSELEAISAGK, from the coding sequence ATGGGATTTTTGGGCGATATTTATTTTATGAAAATGCGCCTTTTTTCCCTGCTTCTGATCTTTTCGGGTTTAGCTACGATAGCTGCCGCCCAGACTGCCGGTCCTAATGGGATAAAATTTTTCAAGGGGGACTGGAAATCTCTACTCAAAGAATCTGCAAGGCAAGGCAAACCCATCTTCGTTGATGTTTATACCGATTGGTGCCTGCCGTGTAAGCGCATGGAAAGGGAAGTTTTTGTTTCAAACGAGGTGGCTCAAATCTACAACAGCTCATTTATCAGTTACCGCTTGAATGCCGAACGGGGTGAAGGGATTAAATTAGCCGACAGTTATGCGGTTAAGGCATACCCGACCTATCTTTTCTTAGACACGCTGGGAAATTTAGTTTATAGAAACGGAGATTATCTTAAAGCTTCAGAATTTATAACAGCCGGTAAAGAAGCACTAAATCAGTTTAAGGTGAGGGATCTTGCAGAGATGGAAGCCCGTTTCAAAGATGGAGATAGAAATAAGGATTTTTTGAAGCGGCTGGTTATTAAACGTAGACAGATGGGACTGGATAATGCAGAAATACTTAATGTCTATGTTCCGCAAATTTCGGATGACGAACGAAATGCTGCCAGTACATTACATTTTTTAAGTGAAAACATCGGAAGTACGCCTTCAGATGCACTTGCCGTTATTTTAAAACATATTAATGGGGTTCCTAAAGGTGATCAGCAGCTAGTGGCTCAAAAACTGTATGATAAACTGCTCTATTATGCACTTGGAAGAGCAGTTAAGGACAGAAGAGTTGATGATGCTAAGCATTATTTGACCTATGTTGAAATTTTAAGACCTTTGCTTGCCGAAAAACAACTCCCTTCAGTAGATAATCTCGCCCTGCATTACTACCATACCGCCAGGGATACTTCCGGATTAAAGAAAGTAGGATATAGGATAGCGGAAAAACAGATGTCTATTCCGCTTGATTCAATCAGAGTGAAGGACAAGATATTGTTTGAGCAGGCTATGTGGCCTTTTTTGAGCGGGAAAGAAGATGGTACCAAGATTCCTAATTTTGAGGAAGAAAAAAAACTAGCAGCGGTTCAGTATTCGGCCAATATAGCGACTATCCTGTATACCGTTTCTGATTTTTTTAAACAAGACCTACACAAAAGTGATAAATCGTTGCTCGATGCATTGAAATGGATGCAGTTCGCCAGCCAGATTTATAAGAAGGAAAGTATAGAAAGGCTGCGATCTGAACTTGAGGCAATATCAGCAGGAAAATAA
- a CDS encoding ImuA family protein codes for MEQAAKKQVIESLREQILSMQGYKTVSKSQHNISGLELFAPAFPGSSFPLQGSHEFISESQEQTAASSGFISGILSALMKDGSPCIWISASRKFFPPATKRFSLNAASIIFIDLQNEKELLWVTEEALKCEGLAAVVSEIPDLNFATSRRFQLVIEKSKVTALFLRENPRILSNTTCLARWKISPLPSILPEGMPGVGQPSWKAELLKVRNGEGGTFEVCWSGSTFEQPQKENTRALPIHELQTG; via the coding sequence ATGGAACAGGCAGCAAAAAAACAGGTCATTGAAAGCTTAAGGGAGCAGATCCTTTCCATGCAGGGTTATAAGACCGTATCCAAAAGTCAGCACAACATCTCAGGTCTCGAGCTTTTTGCACCTGCTTTTCCAGGCAGCTCTTTCCCGCTTCAGGGTAGCCATGAATTCATATCCGAAAGCCAGGAACAGACCGCGGCCAGCAGTGGCTTTATCAGCGGGATACTGTCCGCACTGATGAAGGACGGCAGTCCCTGTATCTGGATCAGTGCCTCCAGAAAATTCTTCCCGCCGGCAACCAAAAGATTTTCGCTAAATGCGGCATCTATTATCTTCATCGACCTGCAAAACGAAAAAGAACTCTTATGGGTGACCGAAGAAGCACTTAAATGCGAAGGACTCGCTGCTGTGGTCTCCGAAATCCCGGACTTGAATTTTGCCACCTCCAGAAGATTTCAACTAGTGATCGAAAAAAGCAAGGTCACCGCCCTATTCTTAAGGGAAAATCCAAGAATACTCTCCAATACCACCTGTTTGGCCCGCTGGAAGATCAGCCCATTGCCCAGCATACTGCCAGAAGGCATGCCCGGTGTTGGTCAGCCCAGCTGGAAAGCAGAACTGTTAAAAGTGCGTAACGGCGAAGGTGGCACCTTTGAAGTATGCTGGTCTGGCAGCACATTCGAGCAACCACAAAAAGAAAACACCAGGGCTTTACCTATCCATGAACTGCAGACAGGATAA
- a CDS encoding tyrosine-type recombinase/integrase yields the protein MGSVTLRRKNLITGRQSLYLDYYPPFLNSKTGKAQRSVTLKLYLFTKPENELQRIHNKETLLTAQTVCAQRQIEIQNRHFGIISEQDRNASFTEIFRQVSKSRRKSMNDHWEMGLRYFIAFSGHDLRLPELSDFLCEDYKNYLLSGPRISRYGRPIKRNTAVTYYAKFRAVLRHVYRRKLIPLDLHAMVDPISPKETNRERLTMEEFQHLADTPASSDLMKNAAIFSGLTGLRWSDVSTLHWSELRGSPGSFEIQFSQGKTEKAEVMPISDQAVARLGDRMAPGDLLFPGLKYSQLKSFFTNWCTAAGIFKNITFHSFRHTFATLQLELGTDIYTVSKLLGHRSLKNTEIYAKIVDKTKRQAAARLLLKDVEDESIGGGQEKRPAIFILHRNEEKFGVS from the coding sequence ATGGGAAGCGTTACATTGAGAAGGAAAAATCTTATTACCGGGAGGCAAAGTCTTTATTTGGATTATTATCCTCCGTTTTTAAATAGTAAGACCGGAAAAGCCCAGCGTTCTGTTACGCTGAAATTATACCTGTTCACAAAACCTGAGAATGAACTGCAGCGCATTCATAACAAAGAAACACTGCTCACCGCTCAGACCGTCTGTGCACAGCGCCAGATCGAAATACAGAACAGGCACTTTGGGATCATTTCAGAACAGGATCGAAATGCAAGCTTTACCGAGATTTTTAGACAGGTGTCCAAAAGCCGCCGGAAATCAATGAATGATCACTGGGAAATGGGACTGCGTTATTTTATTGCCTTTAGCGGTCATGATCTGCGTCTGCCGGAGCTCTCTGACTTTCTTTGTGAAGATTACAAAAATTATCTGTTGAGCGGCCCCAGGATCTCGCGCTATGGACGGCCGATCAAAAGGAATACAGCAGTTACTTATTATGCCAAATTCCGGGCCGTATTGCGTCATGTCTACAGGCGAAAGCTCATCCCACTGGATCTGCATGCAATGGTTGATCCTATATCACCAAAAGAAACGAATCGGGAAAGACTGACTATGGAAGAGTTCCAGCATTTGGCAGATACACCTGCCAGCTCGGACTTGATGAAAAATGCAGCGATTTTTTCCGGGCTTACCGGGCTTAGGTGGTCGGACGTGAGTACGTTGCACTGGTCTGAACTTAGGGGTAGTCCAGGCAGTTTTGAAATTCAGTTTTCGCAAGGTAAGACAGAGAAGGCAGAGGTAATGCCCATATCGGATCAGGCTGTTGCCCGCCTTGGAGACCGAATGGCACCGGGAGATTTACTTTTTCCAGGCCTGAAGTACAGCCAGCTAAAATCATTCTTTACCAACTGGTGTACTGCTGCGGGTATTTTTAAGAATATCACCTTCCACAGCTTCAGGCATACTTTTGCCACACTTCAGCTCGAGCTGGGTACTGATATTTACACCGTATCTAAACTCCTTGGACACCGCTCCCTGAAAAATACCGAAATTTATGCCAAGATCGTGGATAAAACCAAGCGCCAGGCGGCGGCTAGGCTTTTGCTAAAAGATGTTGAAGATGAAAGTATCGGTGGTGGCCAAGAAAAAAGACCGGCTATTTTTATCCTGCACAGAAATGAGGAGAAATTTGGCGTAAGCTAA
- a CDS encoding helix-turn-helix domain-containing protein, whose amino-acid sequence MEPFGFEKLPEIIRQLFEKVERIEEMVSDLNPADDGSSDLLTVKEAADYLKVSVQSLYSKVSRMEIPVSKPGRRLYFSQSELKNWVSASRRKTASEIIHESQSKSNHLDKKDIFI is encoded by the coding sequence ATGGAACCATTTGGTTTTGAGAAACTTCCCGAAATCATCCGTCAGTTATTTGAAAAAGTAGAACGGATCGAAGAAATGGTATCAGACCTTAATCCGGCGGATGACGGATCGAGCGACCTTTTAACGGTAAAGGAAGCTGCTGATTACCTAAAGGTTTCCGTGCAATCCCTATACTCTAAAGTCAGTAGAATGGAGATACCGGTAAGCAAGCCGGGCAGACGATTGTACTTTAGCCAATCGGAACTCAAAAATTGGGTCTCAGCTTCCAGACGTAAAACCGCATCTGAAATCATTCACGAATCGCAAAGTAAAAGCAATCACTTGGATAAAAAGGACATATTCATTTAG
- a CDS encoding helix-turn-helix domain-containing protein, with protein MSSNITVERICEHCGKTFLAKTTVTKYCSLNCNRRHYKQKIRNIKITASNEQMLSARTKAINDLPAEFLTVKQAARLLHCSKRIIYQQINNGRIKAIQLSKRKTLIKRKHLDKAFKQVDFQPVQQTERAKNPALVYCISMTDAQQHFGISEKALYDLIKRNDLEVFSNGKFNYVLRSALNQIFYKS; from the coding sequence ATGAGTAGCAATATAACAGTTGAACGAATCTGCGAACACTGCGGCAAGACATTCTTGGCAAAAACGACGGTCACGAAGTACTGCAGCCTGAATTGTAACAGGCGGCACTACAAACAAAAAATCCGTAATATAAAGATTACTGCCAGCAATGAACAGATGCTTAGTGCCCGTACAAAAGCGATCAATGACCTGCCTGCTGAGTTCCTTACGGTGAAACAGGCTGCTCGCCTGCTTCACTGCAGTAAAAGGATAATTTATCAGCAGATCAATAATGGCAGGATCAAAGCAATTCAGCTTAGCAAACGGAAAACACTGATCAAAAGAAAGCATTTGGATAAGGCCTTTAAACAGGTCGATTTTCAGCCGGTTCAGCAAACTGAAAGAGCTAAAAATCCTGCGCTGGTTTACTGTATAAGTATGACTGATGCCCAACAGCATTTTGGTATATCAGAAAAGGCACTTTATGACCTGATCAAACGGAATGATCTTGAAGTATTCTCTAACGGAAAGTTCAACTATGTACTTCGATCAGCATTGAACCAAATATTTTATAAAAGTTAA